The Huiozyma naganishii CBS 8797 chromosome 6, complete genome genome includes a window with the following:
- the COQ8 gene encoding protein kinase COQ8 (similar to Saccharomyces cerevisiae ABC1 (YGL119W) and YBR230W-A; ancestral locus Anc_6.133) has translation MSTRKNLYYLWCVGSSAKDVVKRAAAITSGGLETWVNTSPVVNSVLSRYQWYSDPQWDKAVELSRKAQVAAPPKTGGTPQTKAGQVRHYSTTARPFVRGGKPEDAATQGEGEEKEADGSRQMQSSSVPASRLSRLFHYGSLAAGVGMNVAAHGISEMAKGNSPTMKSLILSDSNIERITRKFAQMRGAALKIGQLMSFQDEKVLPRELYVILSKVQNSANFMPQRQLLRVLKRELGEDWRDKFQTFDEVPIAAASIGQVHSAVLADGTKVVVKIQYPGVKDSIDSDLNNLLLLLTASSLLPRGLFLDKTIANARKELRWECDYLREAKALQKFEKLLKDDPVFTVPHVFEDYTTPNVLTMSMMEGDEIMKLPTHVETQEVKNFIAEHIMRLCLEEIATFEYMQTDPNWANFLYNSKTHKIELLDFGASRPFPHDFIQKYRKLLTYATAGNRPGAQEMSKQLGYLTGLESQAMIDAHVDSVMTLGEPFAGDLETSFDFKDQTVSDRIRGNIGLMLNERLCPPPEETYSLHRKFSGIFLLCAKLRASVPCSKLFHDIFAVKDT, from the coding sequence ATGTCGACGAGGAAGAATCTCTACTATTTGTGGTGTGTTGGTTCGTCCGCTAAAGATGTGGTCAAGAGGGCTGCTGCCATCACGTCAGGCGGTTTGGAGACGTGGGTTAACACCTCCCCCGTGGTCAATTCCGTGCTGTCACGGTACCAGTGGTATTCTGATCCACAGTGGGACAAGGCGGTGGAGTTGTCGCGGAAGGCGCAGGTGGCGGCCCCACCGAAAACTGGCGGAACGCCACAGACAAAGGCAGGCCAAGTGAGACACTACTCAACTACAGCTAGGCCTTTCGTGAGGGGTGGGAAGCCTGAAGATGCTGCTACGCAGGGAGAGggggaagaaaaagaagcCGATGGATCCAGGCAAATGCAAAGCTCGAGTGTCCCCGCGTCTAGACTGTCGAGACTGTTCCATTACGGTAGCCTGGCGGCAGGCGTTGGTATGAATGTCGCAGCCCATGGTATCAGCGAGATGGCGAAGGGCAATTCCCCAACGATGAAATCTTTGATTCTGTCAGACTCGAACATCGAAAGAATCACGAGGAAGTTTGCACAGATGAGAGGTGCAGCTTTGAAAATTGGTCAGCTCATGTCCTTCCAGGACGAAAAAGTATTACCCAGGGAGCTCTACGTGATTCTGTCAAAGGTTCAAAATAGCGCCAATTTCATGCCTCAGAGACAATTGCTGAGAGTATTGAAAAGGGAACTCGGTGAAGACTGGAGAGACAAGTTCCAAACATTTGATGAGGTCCCCATTGCCGCGGCAAGTATAGGGCAGGTTCACTCAGCTGTATTGGCAGACGGTACCAAAGTGGTTGTGAAGATTCAATACCCAGGTGTCAAGGACTCGATTGACTCAGACTTGAATAAccttcttctgctgcttACCGCGTCGAGCCTACTGCCCAGGGGGCTGTTCCTAGATAAGACAATAGCAAATGCCAGGAAGGAGCTTAGATGGGAGTGCGATTATCTAAGAGAGGCGAAAGCGTTAcagaaatttgaaaagttgttAAAGGACGATCCCGTGTTCACAGTACCACacgtttttgaagattaCACCACACCCAATGTGCTTACAATGTCCATGATGGAAGGTGATGAAATCATGAAATTGCCGACACATGTCGAGACCCAGGAGGTAAAGAACTTCATCGCGGAACACATCATGAGACTGTGTCTTGAGGAGATCGCGACTTTTGAATACATGCAGACCGATCCAAACTGGGCTAACTTCTTGTACAATAGCAAAACTCACAAAATAGAACTGCTAGATTTCGGTGCATCAAGACCCTTCCCGCATGACTTCATACAGAAGTATAGAAAGCTACTCACGTACGCAACTGCAGGTAATAGACCAGGCGCGCAAGAGATGTCCAAGCAATTGGGATACCTAACGGGACTCGAATCACAGGCAATGATTGACGCACATGTTGACAGTGTCATGACTCTGGGTGAACCGTTTGCGGGGGACCTCGAAACCTCTTTTGATTTTAAGGACCAAACGGTTTCCGACAGAATCAGGGGAAACATCGGCTTGATGCTGAACGAAAGGTTATGCCCACCACCGGAGGAGACATACTCTTTGCACAGGAAATTCAGTGGGATTTTCCTACTTTGTGCAAAGTTAAGGGCGTCCGTTCCCTGTTCGAAATTGTTCCACGATATATTCGCCGTTAAAGATACCTGA
- the PRP43 gene encoding DEAH-box ATP-dependent RNA helicase PRP43 (similar to Saccharomyces cerevisiae PRP43 (YGL120C); ancestral locus Anc_6.132) has product MGSKRRFSEENMAEEKQLHHEHPDPVATSIPEKAAEIAEELTRKHPPSPSPPLIHHDAGEFTGLFRHHTTAEQAQKLEDGKVNPFTGGKFSANYVKILKVRRDLPVHAQRDEFLRIYQENQIMVFVGETGSGKTTQIPQFVLYDEMPHLENTQIACTQPRRVAAMSVAQRVAEEMDVKLGEEVGYSIRFENKTSNKTILKYMTDGMLLREAMEDHDLKKYSCIVLDEAHERTLATDILMGLLKQVVQRRKDLKIIIMSATLDAEKFQSYFNDAPLLAVPGRTFPVEIYYTPEFQRDYLDSAIRTVLQIHATEEEGDILLFLTGEDEIEEAVRKISLEGDQLTREEGCGPLSVYPLYGSLPPHMQQRIFEPAPQSHNGRPGRKVVVSTNIAETSLTIDGIVYVVDPGFSKQKVYNPRIRVESLLVSPISKASAQQRAGRAGRTRPGKCFRLYTEEAFQKELIEQSYPEILRSNLSSTVLELKKLGIDDLVHFDFMDPPAPETMMRALEELNYLACLDDDGNLTPLGRLASQFPLDPMLAVLLIGSFEFHCSQEILTIVAMLSVPNVFIRPSKDRKRSDDAKNVFAHPDGDHLTLLNVYHGFKSDEAYEFGIQKWCREHFLNYRSLAAADNIRNQLERLMLRHNLELNTTDYDSPKYFDNIRKALAAGFFMQVAKKRSGGKGYITVKDNQDVLIHPSTVIGHDSEWVIYNEFVLTSKNYIRTVTSVRPEWLIEFAPAYYDLDNFQKGDIKMSLERVQEKVDRMKDLHTSSKKSKSKKSKN; this is encoded by the coding sequence ATGGGTTCAAAGAGAAGGTTTTCAGAAGAAAATATGGCAGAAGAGAAGCAATTGCACCACGAGCACCCGGATCCCGTAGCGACGTCTATTCCAGAGAAGGCTGCAGAAATCGCAGAGGAGTTGACGCGGAAACACCCGCCCTCACCATCGCCTCCACTGATTCACCACGATGCTGGGGAGTTTACCGGGCTTTTCCGGCACCACACTACTGCGGAGCAAGCGCAGAAGTTGGAGGATGGGAAGGTCAACCCATTTACAGGTGGTAAGTTTAGCGCAAACTACGTCAAGatcttgaaagtgaggCGTGATTTACCTGTGCACGCGCAGAGGGACGAGTTCTTGCGGATATACCAGGAGAACCAGATTATGGTGTTCGTTGGTGAGACTGGGTCCGGTAAGACCACGCAGATCCCGCAGTTTGTGCTGTACGACGAGATGCCACACTTGGAGAACACGCAGATTGCGTGTACTCAGCCACGTCGTGTTGCCGCAATGAGTGTGGCACAGAGAGTTGCGGAGGAGATGGATGTCAAGCTGGGCGAAGAGGTTGGTTATTCGATCAGATTCGAGAACAAGACCTCGAACAAGACAATACTGAAGTACATGACCGACGGTATGCTTTTGAGAGAGGCAATGGAGGACCacgacttgaagaaatacTCGTGCATTGTGCTGGATGAGGCGCACGAACGTACCCTTGCTACCGATATCCTGATGGGGTTGCTGAAACAAGTGGTACAGAGAAGGAAGGATCTGAAGATTATTATCATGTCCGCCACACTGGATGCggaaaagtttcaaagcTATTTCAACGACGCGCCTCTGCTGGCTGTCCCCGGGAGAACTTTCCCCGTTGAGATATATTACACTCCGGAGTTCCAAAGAGACTACTTGGACTCCGCAATTCGCACAGTGCTGCAGATACACGCcacagaggaggaaggtgaTATCTTGCTGTTCTTGACTGGTGAAGACGAAATTGAGGAGGCGGTGAGAAAGATTTCTTTGGAAGGTGACCAGTTGACCAGAGAGGAAGGTTGCGGTCCACTGTCCGTTTACCCATTGTACGGTTCCCTGCCACCACACATGCAGCAGCGTATCTTCGAACCTGCACCGCAGTCCCACAACGGTAGACCAGGGCGGAAAGTCGTCGTCTCCACAAACATTGCGGAAACGTCATTGACTATCGACGGTATTGTGTACGTTGTCGACCCTGGGTTCTCCAAACAGAAAGTTTACAACCCAAGAATCAGAGTCGAGTCGCTGCTGGTGTCGCCCATCTCTAAGGCCTCGGCACAACAGAGAGCTGGTCGTGCCGGTCGTACCAGACCAGGTAAGTGTTTCAGACTGTACACGGAGGAAGCCTTCCAAAAGGAGTTGATAGAGCAAAGTTACCCAGAGATTCTGCGTTCCAACTTATCGTCTACTGTGCTGGAACTTAAGAAACTGGGCATTGACGATTTAGTCCACTTCGATTTCATGGATCCTCCAGCCCCAGAAACGATGATGAGGGCGTTGGAGGAGTTGAATTACTTGGCGTGCTTGGACGATGACGGAAACTTGACTCCACTGGGAAGGTTAGCCTCACAGTTCCCACTGGACCCAATGCTAGCGGTCTTGCTTATCGGATCCTTCGAGTTCCATTGTTCGCAAGAAATACTGACCATCGTGGCCATGTTGTCCGTTCCAAATGTCTTCATCCGTCCGTCGAAAGACAGGAAGAGATCTGACGATGCCAAGAACGTCTTTGCACACCCTGATGGGGACCACTTAACTTTGCTGAACGTGTACCACGGGTTCAAGTCCGACGAAGCTTACGAGTTCGGGATCCAGAAATGGTGTCGAGAGCATTTCTTGAATTACAGGTCGTTGGCTGCCGCGGATAACATCCGCAACCAACTGGAGAGGCTGATGTTGCGCCACAACCTGGAGCTGAACACCACGGACTACGACTCTCCAAAGTACTTCGACAACATCAGGAAGGCGCTAGCCGCTGGGTTCTTCATGCAGGTTGCCAAGAAGAGATCTGGTGGGAAGGGCTACATCACCGTGAAGGATAACCAGGACGTCCTGATCCACCCGAGCACGGTGATCGGCCACGACTCCGAATGGGTCATCTACAACGAGTTTGTGTTGACCTCCAAGAACTACATCAGAACAGTGACTTCCGTGAGGCCCGAATGGCTGATCGAGTTCGCTCCAGCGTACTACGACCTGGACAACTTCCAGAAGGGTGACATCAAAATGTCACTCGAGAGGGTCCAAGAGAAAGTCGACCGGATGAAGGATCTTCATACCAGCTCGAAGAAGTccaagagcaagaaaagCAAGAACTAG